Proteins encoded in a region of the Cytobacillus pseudoceanisediminis genome:
- a CDS encoding iron-containing alcohol dehydrogenase has protein sequence MQNFTFYNPTKLIFGKDQLSQLQTEIPQYGKKVLIVYGGGSIKRNGLYDKVKEQLHEIGAEVFELSGVEPNPRISTVRKGVEICKTEGIDFLLAVGGGSVIDCTKAIAAGAKYDGDAWDLVIKKAFAAKALPFGTVLTLAATGSEMNAGSVITNWETNEKYGWGSPVTFPKFSILDPVNTFTVPRNQTVYGIVDMMSHVLEHYFHLEENTDFQDRMCESLLITIMEAAPKLLEDLESYEHRASILYSGTMALNGILNMGYRGDWATHNIEHAVSAVYDIPHGGGLAILFPNWMKHNLNVKPERFKQLAIRVFNVDPAGKTDEETALEGIEKLREFWNSIGAPSRLADYDIDDSKIELMADKATVNGEFGNFSKLNHDDVVSIYRASL, from the coding sequence ATGCAAAATTTTACCTTTTATAATCCGACTAAATTAATTTTTGGGAAAGATCAGCTCTCCCAATTGCAGACTGAAATTCCGCAGTATGGCAAGAAGGTTCTTATTGTGTATGGCGGGGGAAGCATTAAGCGCAATGGTTTATATGATAAAGTGAAGGAACAGCTTCATGAAATTGGGGCTGAAGTATTTGAACTATCAGGCGTTGAGCCTAATCCAAGAATTTCCACTGTCCGCAAAGGCGTTGAAATCTGCAAAACTGAAGGCATTGATTTCCTGCTGGCAGTTGGAGGCGGGAGTGTAATTGACTGCACAAAAGCTATCGCAGCTGGTGCCAAATATGATGGCGATGCCTGGGATTTAGTCATCAAGAAAGCATTTGCTGCAAAAGCTCTGCCGTTTGGAACCGTTCTTACACTAGCGGCAACCGGTTCTGAAATGAATGCAGGATCTGTAATTACAAACTGGGAAACAAACGAAAAATATGGCTGGGGCAGTCCTGTGACTTTCCCTAAATTTTCAATCCTTGACCCTGTTAATACGTTCACGGTGCCAAGGAATCAGACGGTATATGGAATTGTGGACATGATGTCCCATGTACTGGAGCATTACTTCCATCTTGAAGAAAATACCGATTTTCAGGATCGCATGTGTGAATCCCTGCTGATTACCATTATGGAAGCAGCTCCTAAGCTCCTTGAAGACCTTGAAAGCTACGAGCATCGTGCTTCCATCTTATATTCCGGCACAATGGCATTGAACGGTATTCTGAATATGGGCTACCGGGGAGACTGGGCTACACATAACATCGAGCATGCTGTATCTGCCGTTTATGATATTCCTCATGGCGGGGGTCTGGCCATTCTGTTCCCGAACTGGATGAAGCATAATCTGAACGTGAAGCCTGAGCGATTCAAGCAGCTGGCTATCCGTGTATTTAACGTGGATCCGGCAGGAAAAACAGATGAGGAGACTGCGCTTGAAGGCATTGAAAAGCTTCGTGAATTCTGGAACAGCATTGGTGCACCTTCACGCCTGGCTGATTATGATATTGATGACAGCAAGATCGAATTGATGGCAGACAAAGCGACTGTCAACGGAGAATTCGGCAATTTCTCGAAATTAAATCATGATGACGTGGTTTCAATCTACCGCGCTTCTTTATAA
- a CDS encoding SDR family oxidoreductase has product MKVLIVGANGQIGKQLVKLIKEEDKHTVRAMIRKEEQARQFEDMGVETAVASLEGTVDELAEAAKGCDAIVFTAGSGGHTGYDKTLLIDLDGAVITIEAAEKAGVDRFVMVSAIQANNRDNWSETIKPYYAAKHYADRILENSSLNYTIVRPGGLTDEAGTGKIKAAENLERGFIPREDVAKTLYAVLDKENTYKRAFDLVSGEEDAETAVNNL; this is encoded by the coding sequence ATGAAAGTTCTAATCGTCGGAGCAAACGGACAAATCGGAAAGCAGCTGGTAAAGCTTATTAAAGAAGAAGATAAACATACAGTACGAGCGATGATCAGAAAAGAAGAGCAGGCCCGGCAGTTTGAAGATATGGGTGTTGAGACGGCAGTTGCAAGTCTTGAAGGAACGGTTGATGAATTGGCTGAAGCTGCCAAAGGCTGTGATGCAATTGTGTTTACTGCAGGTTCAGGCGGACATACAGGCTATGACAAAACTCTGCTGATTGACCTTGATGGAGCTGTAATAACAATAGAAGCGGCGGAGAAGGCTGGTGTGGATCGGTTTGTTATGGTCAGCGCTATTCAGGCGAATAATCGTGATAATTGGAGTGAAACGATCAAGCCTTATTACGCGGCAAAGCACTATGCCGACAGAATTCTGGAAAACAGCAGCTTGAACTACACTATCGTTCGTCCAGGCGGCCTGACAGATGAAGCCGGAACCGGCAAAATCAAAGCAGCAGAAAATTTGGAGCGTGGCTTCATTCCCCGTGAGGATGTAGCCAAAACCCTGTACGCTGTCCTGGATAAAGAGAACACCTATAAACGTGCATTTGACCTGGTATCAGGTGAAGAAGATGCAGAAACTGCAGTGAATAATTTATAA
- a CDS encoding potassium channel family protein, whose translation MPQHIYYSFIRLPLVIRILLIALMVIFLFGGLIHIIEPSSFPTFFDGIWWAVVTASTVGFGDFYPKSTAGRIVGIALIFTGAGFLSTYFISLATAAVTRQNDFLEGKIEYRGQNHIVVIGWNERSREIVNTLGGDGMNHSIALIDETLKSNPVPHNNVHFIQGRANRDDVLVKANIFDAQKVIITADQNKDELHADMNSILTLLAIKGLNRDVQCIVEILTSEQAANAKRAGADEIVQTNVLTSFVMINSVSSQELVTSFLDLLGQLDKRKLTFQPASEEVENKTFVELSAELMKEGILLLGVKRGEETLVNPPQPFRILQQDQLIVILG comes from the coding sequence ATGCCTCAGCACATCTATTACAGTTTCATACGTTTGCCCTTAGTAATCAGAATTCTGCTGATTGCCCTGATGGTGATCTTTCTGTTTGGCGGATTAATACATATTATTGAACCCTCCTCCTTTCCGACATTTTTTGATGGAATCTGGTGGGCGGTTGTAACCGCTTCAACTGTCGGTTTTGGAGATTTTTATCCCAAAAGTACTGCAGGGCGAATAGTGGGTATTGCGCTTATTTTTACAGGAGCGGGCTTTCTGTCTACCTATTTTATTTCACTTGCAACAGCAGCAGTTACCAGACAGAATGACTTCCTGGAAGGAAAGATCGAATATCGGGGTCAAAACCATATTGTTGTGATCGGCTGGAACGAGCGCTCAAGGGAGATCGTCAATACTCTTGGAGGCGATGGGATGAACCATTCCATTGCCTTAATAGATGAAACACTAAAGTCTAACCCTGTTCCCCACAATAATGTACATTTTATTCAGGGTCGCGCTAACAGAGATGATGTACTTGTGAAGGCAAATATCTTTGATGCCCAAAAAGTAATTATAACAGCTGATCAGAACAAAGATGAACTGCATGCTGACATGAATTCAATATTAACCTTATTGGCAATCAAAGGATTAAACCGGGATGTACAATGTATTGTTGAAATATTAACTTCAGAACAGGCAGCCAACGCCAAAAGAGCGGGAGCCGATGAAATTGTTCAAACGAATGTTCTTACTAGCTTCGTCATGATCAACAGCGTCTCTTCCCAGGAGCTTGTTACTTCATTCCTTGATTTGCTGGGACAGCTTGATAAACGCAAATTAACTTTTCAGCCTGCATCAGAAGAAGTGGAAAATAAGACTTTTGTTGAACTTAGTGCTGAGCTTATGAAAGAAGGCATTCTGCTTTTGGGTGTTAAAAGAGGGGAAGAAACTCTGGTTAATCCTCCCCAGCCTTTTAGAATTCTTCAGCAGGATCAGCTGATTGTTATACTCGGTTAA
- a CDS encoding M14 family zinc carboxypeptidase: MNKKKALSGVLAAGILASVPLSAAHAISPKWVNVNVSEEKEGSLFNSENYDFMKFSVIGTKLAEIEKQSNRVKVEVKGTSADGYPLYVVTIADPGAQGKFGKIQALRKQMFKNPEKAQDWIADNPDFKVPIMINGSIHGTEFVGSDAVMQLIERFATQNDEETKEILDNNILIFNVVQNPDGRVDATRFNGEGIDLNRDFITQSQPETQETVSLIKEWNPMVFLDTHGYVKNYAPNKQGLIEPCTPPHNPNYEYDLYQKWANHQAEAMEAEIMGDKALYTGTLYKEMDGAYIPQRDDSAGWDDYPPIFTPMYAMYHGAYGHTLEAPTNDEDGVRWMYNAIMGALKYSTDNKEAMITDQIEMFKRGINFDHPFHEEGHFPKAYILPVNEEDPTAVNKAVNHLIKNDIEVVQASKAFAADGNSYPKGTYIVPMDQAKAGLANTMLWDGEDITDDTPAMYDISAWSLPELWGFEAIAVQNDVKAAATKVNNVKEQGSLSGKGPFIIPNSSVKAVQLVNELLKQGVMVKRDSEGNFYAEGSASAISAAVKESGLDIMSGSVPADAETIKEMSVGILKDGGMNKAQSHSGTKLALERLGFSVTELTPAEVANTGLASHDVFVYSGTENLISLNLSNANKEFGLKNQEELAAFKANVEKFVSEGGKYIAVGAGASRATKTLGLTDDIINTGGSNSNGIIKVDYKGTGATAGYSRDDLGFVYRPVWYTGTENDDVLAAIADEENFFVAGHWKNRSAAQGQAIMVKEQDKDVTLIGLEAGFRDHTDYLFRLLSNSIFEK, encoded by the coding sequence ATGAATAAAAAGAAAGCTTTATCAGGAGTTTTGGCAGCGGGTATTTTGGCATCTGTTCCTTTAAGTGCTGCTCATGCGATCAGCCCAAAGTGGGTCAATGTTAATGTGTCAGAGGAAAAGGAAGGAAGTTTATTCAATAGCGAAAACTATGACTTTATGAAATTCTCAGTAATAGGGACAAAACTTGCAGAAATTGAAAAACAGTCTAATAGAGTGAAGGTGGAGGTAAAAGGTACTTCCGCGGATGGATACCCTCTATATGTCGTGACCATTGCAGATCCGGGTGCTCAGGGCAAGTTCGGTAAAATTCAGGCCTTAAGAAAGCAAATGTTCAAAAATCCGGAGAAAGCCCAGGATTGGATTGCTGATAACCCGGACTTTAAAGTGCCAATCATGATCAATGGGTCGATCCATGGGACAGAGTTTGTGGGAAGCGATGCTGTGATGCAGCTTATTGAACGTTTTGCCACACAGAATGACGAGGAAACAAAGGAGATTCTGGACAATAATATCCTTATTTTTAACGTGGTGCAGAACCCGGATGGCCGTGTGGATGCGACCCGTTTTAATGGCGAAGGAATTGATTTGAACCGTGATTTTATCACGCAATCACAGCCTGAAACGCAAGAAACCGTGTCTCTTATTAAAGAGTGGAATCCGATGGTCTTCCTGGATACTCACGGATATGTGAAAAATTATGCACCAAACAAACAGGGTTTGATTGAACCTTGTACACCTCCGCATAATCCTAACTATGAATATGATTTATATCAAAAATGGGCTAATCATCAGGCAGAAGCAATGGAAGCAGAAATTATGGGAGACAAGGCTCTTTACACAGGCACCCTGTATAAAGAAATGGATGGTGCATATATTCCGCAGCGGGATGATTCCGCCGGCTGGGACGATTATCCGCCAATTTTCACCCCGATGTATGCCATGTATCATGGTGCTTATGGCCATACCCTTGAAGCTCCGACAAATGACGAAGACGGCGTCCGCTGGATGTACAATGCCATTATGGGAGCACTGAAATATTCAACCGATAACAAGGAAGCAATGATTACAGACCAAATTGAAATGTTTAAGCGCGGCATTAATTTTGATCATCCTTTTCATGAAGAAGGGCATTTCCCGAAAGCATATATTCTTCCAGTGAATGAGGAAGATCCAACCGCAGTAAATAAGGCTGTTAATCATTTAATTAAGAATGATATCGAGGTTGTTCAGGCGTCAAAAGCATTTGCAGCAGACGGCAATTCCTATCCAAAGGGCACTTACATCGTTCCAATGGATCAGGCAAAGGCAGGTCTGGCAAACACCATGCTGTGGGATGGTGAGGATATAACAGATGATACACCGGCCATGTATGATATTTCTGCCTGGAGTCTTCCAGAACTATGGGGCTTTGAAGCAATCGCTGTTCAAAATGATGTAAAGGCAGCGGCAACAAAGGTGAATAATGTGAAAGAACAGGGTTCACTAAGCGGAAAAGGGCCATTTATTATTCCGAACAGCTCAGTGAAAGCAGTTCAGCTTGTGAACGAATTGCTTAAGCAGGGGGTTATGGTTAAACGAGACAGCGAAGGAAACTTCTATGCTGAAGGATCAGCAAGTGCTATTTCAGCGGCTGTTAAAGAGTCCGGCCTAGATATCATGTCAGGAAGTGTTCCTGCAGATGCAGAGACAATTAAAGAAATGAGTGTAGGCATTTTAAAAGATGGAGGGATGAACAAAGCGCAATCTCATTCAGGCACGAAACTGGCTCTTGAGAGATTAGGCTTTAGTGTAACGGAATTGACTCCAGCGGAGGTTGCAAATACTGGCCTTGCTTCCCATGATGTCTTTGTTTACAGTGGAACGGAAAATTTAATTTCTTTGAATTTGAGTAATGCCAATAAAGAATTTGGCCTTAAAAATCAGGAAGAACTGGCTGCATTTAAAGCAAATGTAGAAAAGTTCGTTTCTGAAGGAGGAAAATATATTGCTGTAGGTGCCGGTGCTTCCCGTGCAACAAAGACCCTGGGCCTGACAGATGATATTATCAATACTGGAGGATCCAATAGCAACGGAATTATTAAGGTAGATTATAAAGGCACTGGCGCAACAGCAGGCTACAGTAGAGATGATCTTGGATTCGTTTACCGTCCAGTCTGGTATACGGGCACAGAGAATGATGACGTGCTTGCAGCCATTGCTGATGAAGAAAACTTCTTCGTAGCGGGACACTGGAAAAACCGCAGTGCTGCACAGGGCCAGGCCATCATGGTGAAAGAGCAGGATAAGGATGTTACACTAATTGGCCTTGAAGCCGGCTTCCGTGATCATACTGATTACCTCTTCCGATTGCTTTCAAATTCTATTTTTGAAAAGTAA
- a CDS encoding DUF378 domain-containing protein has product MSGIQRIALVLTIIGAINWGLIGFFQFDLVAAIFGGQDSALSRIIYGLVGIAGLINLGLLFKPNEELEREPEARPTR; this is encoded by the coding sequence ATGAGTGGCATACAGCGTATTGCACTGGTTCTAACAATTATTGGCGCTATTAACTGGGGTTTAATCGGATTCTTCCAATTTGATCTTGTGGCAGCTATCTTTGGCGGTCAGGATTCAGCCCTTTCAAGAATAATATACGGTCTTGTGGGCATTGCGGGCTTAATCAATCTGGGGCTTCTCTTCAAACCAAATGAAGAGCTGGAAAGAGAACCTGAAGCAAGGCCAACCCGTTAA
- a CDS encoding serine/threonine protein kinase — protein sequence MKPYQKLAESVKFSRSLNWTRLLEKDDSLEFIGAGRSAFAFRIKGTNLVLKVFFPEFKKIAREEAEIYKALPDHPYYPSLYGSGDNYIVIDYVQGLTLFECLAKGVPIEEEKIRQIDEALKLAREKGLNPSDIHLRNIILTDDGHIKIIDVARFKQTKNCTQWDDLKHAFYKFYRKKYFPKKIPVLIMNTIAALYKKRIVRMGS from the coding sequence ATGAAACCATATCAAAAGCTTGCAGAAAGTGTGAAATTTTCCAGGAGCCTTAATTGGACCAGACTTCTTGAGAAAGATGACAGCTTGGAATTTATAGGAGCAGGAAGAAGTGCATTTGCCTTTAGGATAAAAGGAACTAATCTTGTATTAAAAGTATTTTTCCCTGAGTTTAAGAAAATTGCCAGGGAAGAGGCGGAAATTTACAAGGCGCTCCCTGACCACCCATATTACCCATCTCTGTATGGGTCTGGAGATAACTATATTGTGATTGATTATGTACAGGGTTTGACTCTCTTTGAATGTCTCGCAAAGGGAGTCCCGATAGAAGAGGAGAAAATCAGGCAGATAGATGAGGCTTTAAAGCTTGCGAGGGAAAAAGGGCTGAACCCTTCGGATATCCACTTGCGCAATATTATTCTTACAGATGATGGCCATATTAAGATCATTGATGTTGCCCGATTTAAACAGACGAAGAATTGTACACAGTGGGACGACTTGAAGCATGCATTCTATAAATTTTACAGAAAAAAATATTTTCCAAAGAAGATTCCTGTATTAATCATGAATACGATTGCGGCTCTTTATAAAAAACGGATTGTCCGGATGGGTTCCTAA
- a CDS encoding DUF4910 domain-containing protein, whose translation MKVGRKASSIMLAAVLTASSLYAVPVQFVQSAEAAQSKALDPGSKAFDQKVIARVDASRMMEDVSYLSETIGPRVAGTEAEKQAADFIRKRLESYGYTVETQEFSIPDKMAGDLHTSDLKEVLITIPSGSGSTPEEGITSELYDAGLGRAADFTEEAKGKIALISRGEISFAEKVTNAVNAGAAGVLIYNNVDQPAPMNPSIGGPYDIPVGSITKASGEALLQDVAAHNKTVTLTVKSFKNIRSQNIIATKHPKPNKGGETDIVHISAHFDSVPFAPGASDNASGTAVALELARVLKSYPADKELRFAFVGAEEIGLLGSQYYVSQLSGNEIERSIANFNMDMVGTAWENATAIYMNTLDGQANIATEAAIATAGRIGTPSELVLYQRGASDHVSFHDAGIPAVNFIRREPATANLEPYYHTPLDSIEHISAERMKEAGDLIGASVYSLIRK comes from the coding sequence ATGAAAGTTGGAAGGAAAGCTTCTTCAATTATGCTTGCAGCCGTTCTGACAGCTTCAAGTTTGTATGCAGTGCCTGTTCAATTTGTGCAGAGTGCTGAAGCAGCACAAAGTAAAGCTTTGGATCCTGGCTCCAAAGCATTTGATCAGAAGGTAATTGCAAGGGTCGATGCATCCCGCATGATGGAGGATGTCAGCTATTTATCTGAAACCATAGGGCCGCGGGTTGCAGGAACAGAAGCAGAAAAGCAGGCAGCTGATTTTATACGCAAACGCCTGGAGTCCTATGGCTACACAGTAGAAACACAAGAGTTCAGCATACCGGATAAAATGGCTGGAGATTTACACACCAGTGATCTGAAGGAGGTTCTTATAACCATTCCTTCCGGATCAGGATCAACGCCTGAAGAAGGAATTACTTCTGAATTATATGATGCTGGATTAGGCAGGGCAGCTGATTTTACAGAGGAAGCCAAAGGAAAAATAGCACTTATTTCACGCGGAGAGATTAGTTTTGCGGAAAAAGTTACAAACGCAGTGAATGCCGGTGCTGCGGGAGTTCTAATTTATAACAATGTGGATCAGCCAGCACCCATGAATCCTTCAATTGGAGGCCCATATGACATTCCGGTGGGAAGCATAACAAAGGCAAGCGGAGAAGCACTACTTCAAGATGTTGCTGCACATAACAAAACGGTAACACTGACTGTCAAGAGCTTTAAAAACATAAGATCGCAAAATATTATTGCCACCAAGCACCCTAAGCCTAATAAAGGCGGGGAAACTGACATTGTCCACATTTCTGCACATTTTGATAGTGTACCATTTGCTCCTGGGGCTAGCGATAACGCATCCGGAACCGCTGTTGCCTTAGAGCTGGCCAGAGTCCTGAAAAGCTATCCCGCTGACAAAGAATTGCGTTTTGCTTTTGTAGGTGCAGAAGAGATTGGTCTTCTTGGTTCTCAATATTATGTGAGCCAGCTGAGCGGCAATGAAATAGAGCGAAGCATCGCAAATTTCAATATGGATATGGTAGGCACAGCATGGGAAAATGCCACTGCGATTTACATGAATACCCTTGATGGCCAGGCAAATATCGCAACAGAAGCCGCCATTGCCACAGCCGGGCGGATTGGCACCCCATCTGAGCTGGTTCTTTATCAGCGCGGAGCTTCAGACCATGTTTCTTTTCATGATGCAGGAATCCCGGCAGTCAACTTTATCAGACGAGAACCTGCCACTGCCAATCTTGAACCGTATTACCACACACCACTTGATTCCATCGAGCACATTAGTGCCGAGCGGATGAAAGAAGCCGGTGATCTAATAGGCGCTTCGGTTTACAGCTTAATTCGAAAATAG
- a CDS encoding YugN-like family protein, with amino-acid sequence MIEIPSKAEGKHFDLYKLEQALKPIGYSIGGNWDYDHGSFDYKIDDEVGYQFLRVPFKAIDGQLDDPSCTVEIGRPFLLSHKYQRGLDDHAYTGNFSASFDQFSEPVDKDASFPEEFIDLGKALVEELESKLLRD; translated from the coding sequence GTGATTGAGATACCTTCAAAAGCGGAAGGAAAGCATTTTGATTTATATAAGCTGGAGCAGGCTTTGAAGCCGATTGGCTATTCGATTGGCGGGAACTGGGATTATGATCACGGATCTTTTGATTACAAAATTGATGATGAGGTGGGGTACCAGTTTTTAAGGGTCCCATTTAAGGCAATTGATGGGCAGCTTGATGATCCAAGCTGTACGGTGGAAATAGGCAGGCCGTTTCTGCTTTCCCATAAGTATCAGCGCGGCCTGGATGACCACGCCTATACAGGGAATTTCAGCGCCTCCTTTGATCAATTCTCGGAGCCTGTGGATAAGGATGCCAGTTTTCCGGAAGAATTCATTGATCTCGGCAAAGCGCTTGTCGAAGAGCTGGAGTCTAAATTATTAAGAGATTAA
- a CDS encoding nuclease-related domain-containing protein, producing the protein MIIKNRLIPIRIRQNEALIRRIPAAHPQRSTIEGDLAKRRVSYRGEQSLDYYLSHLPDKEFTILHDLRLFNGSTYFQIDTLILSPYFALIIEVKNILGTLLFDETFNQFIRTRNEKEEGFPNPLIQAKRQKTQLKTWLIQNLAADIPIEYLIGISSPSTILKTSADSSHVPFRVIHIEHLIEKIKFFKQSYPIEVITSRQIKKIPRALVINHVPGFLNVLDHYNISSQEIISGVLCPSCLIFPMRRIHGDWLCPQCGCKNKKAHLPALSSSD; encoded by the coding sequence TTGATAATAAAAAATCGTTTAATACCTATCAGAATCCGACAGAACGAGGCCCTAATCAGGCGAATCCCAGCTGCTCATCCACAGAGATCAACTATAGAAGGTGATTTAGCTAAAAGAAGAGTCAGTTATCGAGGGGAACAGTCGCTGGATTATTATTTAAGTCACCTGCCTGATAAGGAATTTACTATCCTGCATGATTTAAGGCTTTTTAATGGAAGCACTTATTTTCAAATCGACACCCTCATTCTTTCCCCATACTTCGCTTTAATTATTGAAGTGAAAAATATCCTTGGAACCCTCCTTTTCGATGAGACCTTTAATCAGTTCATAAGAACTCGGAATGAAAAAGAAGAAGGCTTCCCTAATCCTCTTATACAAGCCAAGCGCCAGAAAACACAATTAAAAACATGGTTAATCCAAAACTTAGCAGCCGATATACCAATAGAATATCTAATTGGCATAAGCAGCCCCTCTACTATCCTGAAAACTTCTGCAGATAGCTCACATGTTCCATTTCGCGTTATTCACATCGAACACCTTATTGAAAAAATTAAGTTCTTCAAACAAAGTTATCCTATAGAAGTTATTACATCTCGACAGATTAAAAAGATTCCGAGAGCACTGGTTATAAACCATGTACCTGGATTTTTAAATGTCTTGGACCATTACAATATCTCTTCTCAAGAAATTATTAGTGGTGTTCTATGCCCAAGCTGTCTTATTTTCCCCATGCGGCGGATCCATGGAGATTGGCTGTGCCCCCAGTGCGGGTGTAAGAATAAGAAAGCTCATCTGCCCGCTTTATCTTCTTCTGATTAG